A part of Perognathus longimembris pacificus isolate PPM17 chromosome 16, ASM2315922v1, whole genome shotgun sequence genomic DNA contains:
- the Cracd gene encoding capping protein-inhibiting regulator of actin dynamics isoform X4 codes for MGTRAFSHDSIFIPDGGAESEQTVQAMSQDNILGKVKTLQRQLGKNIKFGQRPSNAIPMKKAGSGEASSEEDLFLTSPMEIVTQQDIVLLDTENRPSEPPSSPSPLHLPGAGSEMEDKVAPVKPSRPKRHFSSAGTIESVNLDAIPLAIARLDNSAAKHKLAVKPKNQRVSRKHRRLAQDGQNEPGLLESQPSLDQSGHPGEDMPICHEEEPEPLDSEEEKRRQEDYWRELEAKCKRQKAEAAEKRRQEEQRLQALERRLWEENQRQELLQEKAEEEGLEEDLTLEPAKVQQRGLEEQGCREQEQREQEAQEHMEPEEQRCLQEEAQQLEEHMLQEAERQWQEVQRLETLEAQQQETEKQRLEEEARKLEEEKARRLEEEKARRLEEEEEARRLEEEKAKRLEEEEARRLEEEARLRELEEERQEQEEQEQARQREKLSKHEEMEAARPEDRAAQLEAKDGGHWPSPPPSDLEERPEDRGSPAPKRQGEDPEERQGDEAGAAEGREEGRSPGEPDRERRVEELRWQEVDERQSTPRPYTFQVSSGGRQILFPKVNLSPVTPAQDAGPEPAAAPPAPHAGVLPSALSIPHTAILVTGAQLCGPAVNLGQIKDTACKSLLGLSDEKRSAKPRPPPEAPGSAALAEWASIRSRILKSAEGDPRGGGDREAPRPGDEPALRGRCDSRGTLRRTPPVNAKFSIMPAWQKFSDGAEAEGSRKRPGPGPGEEPAAPQEPPGSPERPEGRPEPADTSQGCKFAKDLPSFLVPDPPAAPAADGEASGGPAAAEPAAPGAEEKASPFGIKLRRTNYSLRFHCDQQAEQKKKKRHSSSGDGADGALGDREPQALGVAAKAGPGLPPGKKSASASRRDDAQSPLGGQAPSAPQPPASSLAPAPERDKAAIRMPPMQKPALAPKPTGQTPPSSPLSKFSRPYLVELLARRTGKADSEPPKEAPESSDPQPPSPPPSQDSKEQKRDQEEGPERKLTSSLLPTSQQERPVPVPEAGRKDKPLLQSRHSLDGSKLTEKAETAQPLWITLALQKQKGFREQQASREERKQAREAKQGEKLSKENVSVSSQPGSSSMSRASSLHKSTSPTEEKKPETAVSRLQRREQLKKANTLPTSVTVEISDSAPPVPLVKEVTKRFSTPDAAPVSTEPAWLALAKRKAKAWSDCPQIIK; via the exons GTTGCTCCAGTGAAACCATCTCGTCCAAAAAGGCATTTCTCCTCTGCTGGTACCATTGAAAGTGTCAACCTCGATGCCATTCCCCTGGCCATCGCCCGCCTGGACAACAGTGCTGCCAAGCACAAACTGGCTGTTAAGCCAAAAAACCAGAGGGTGTCAAGGAAGCACAGGCGACTAGCCCAG GACGGACAAAATGAGCCAGGACTCCTGGAGAGTCAGCCCTCCTTGGACCAGAGTGGGCACCCAGGAGAGGACATGCCCATCTGTCATGAGGAGGAGCCAGAGCCCCTGGACTCAGAGGAAGAGAAGCGACGCCAAGAAGACTACTGGCGAGAACTTGAGGCCAAGTGCAAACGGCAAAAGGCTGAAGCTGCGGAGAAGAGACGGCAGGAAGAGCAGAGGCTGCAGGCACTAGAGAGAAGGCTGTGGGAAGAGAACCAAAGGCAGGAGCTCCTGCAAGAGAAGGCCGAGGAGGAAGGCCTGGAAGAGGACCTGACGCTGGAGCCGGCAAAGGTGCAGCAGAGGGGCCTGGAGGAACAGGGCTGCCGAGAGCAAGAGCAGAGGGAACAGGAGGCTCAAGAACATATGGAGCCTGAAGAACAGAGGTGTCTACAGGAGGAGGCCCAGCAGTTGGAGGAGCATATgttgcaggaggctgagagacagTGGCAGGAAGTCCAAAGGCTTGAGACCCTAGAGGCTCAGCAACAGGAGACTGAgaagcagaggctggaggaggag gccaggaagctggaggaggagaaggccaggaggctggaggaggagaaggccaggaggctggaggaggaagaggaggccaggaggctggaggaagagaaggccaagaggttggaggaggaggaggccaggaggctggaggaggaggccaggcttcgggagctggaggaggagaggcaggagcaggaggagcaggagcaggcccGGCAaagggaaaagctaagcaagcatgaggaGATGGAGGCAGCGAGGCCAGAAGACAGAGCCGCGCAGCTGGAGGCCAAGGACGGCGGGCACTGGCCCAGCCCACCGCCCAGTGATCTGGAGGAGAGGCCAGAAGACAGAGGAAGCCCAGCACCCAAAAGGCAGGGCGAAGACCCCGAGGAGCGGCAAGGCGACGAGGCGGGGGCAGCCGAGGGCCGGGAAGAAGGGCGGTCGCCCGGGGAGCCGGACAGGGAGCGGCGGGTGGAGGAGCTGCGCTGGCAGGAGGTGGACGAGCGGCAGAGCACCCCCAGGCCCTACACCTTCCAGGTGTCCTCGGGCGGCCGGCAGATTCTCTTCCCCAAGGTCAACCTGAGCCCGGTGACCCCGGCGCAGGACGCGGGGCCGGAGCCGGCGGCggcgcccccggccccccacgCGGGCGTCCTGCCCTCGGCGCTGAGCATCCCGCACACCGCCATCCTGGTCACCGGGGCGCAGCTCTGCGGGCCCGCCGTCAACCTGGGCCAGATCAAGGACACGGCCTGCAAGTCGCTCCTGGGGCTGTCGGACGAGAAGCGGAGTGCCAAGCCCCGGCCGCCCCCCGAGGCGCCCGGCAGCGCCGCCCTGGCAGAGTGGGCGTCTATTCGCTCCAGGATCCTGAAGAGCGCCGAGGGGGATCCGCGCGGCGGCGGCGACCGGGAGGCACCCCGGCCCGGGGACGAGCCGGCGCTCCGGGGCCGGTGCGACTCGCGGGGGACCCTGCGGCGGACCCCGCCGGTCAACGCCAAGTTCTCCATCATGCCAGCCTGGCAGAAGTTCTCGGACGGCGCCGAGGCCGAGGGCAGCAGGAAAAGACCCGGGCCGGGGCCTGGGGAAGAGCCCGCCGCGCCCCAGGAGCCCCCCGGGAGCCCGGAGAGGCCCGAGGGGCGCCCGGAGCCCGCCGACACCAGCCAGGGCTGCAAATTTGCCAAAGACCTTCCGTCGTTCCTGGTGCCCGAcccgcccgcggcccccgcgGCGGACGGCGAGGCCTCGGGAGGCCCGGCCGCGGCCGAGCCCGCCGCGCCCGGCGCCGAGGAGAAGGCCTCGCCCTTCGGGATCAAGCTGCGCCGCACCAACTACTCGCTGCGCTTCCACTGCGACCAGCAGGCcgagcagaagaagaagaagcggcACAGCAGCTCTGGGGACGGCGCGGACGGCGCCCTCGGGGACCGAGAGCCACAGGCCCTGGGCGTGGCGGCCAAGGCCGGCCCCGGCCTCCCACCGGGGAAGAAGTCAGCCTCCGCCTCCCGGAGGGACGATGCCCAGAGCCCCTTGGGCGGCCAGGCTCCCTCGGCCCCCCAGCCACCCGCCAGCAGCCTGGCCCCGGCGCCCGAGCGCGACAAGGCAGCCATCAGAATGCCACCGATGCAGAAGCCGGCCCTGGCCCCCAAGCCCACCGGCCAGACCCCGCCGTCGTCCCCGCTCTCCAAATTCAGCAGGCCCTACTTGGTAGAGCTGCTGGCTCGGCGAACTGGGAAAGCAGACAGTGAGCCCCCCAAGGAGGCCCCGGAGAGCAGtgacccccagcccccctccccgcccccctcccaggaCAGCAAGGAACAGAAGAGGGACCAGGAAGAGGGGCCGGAGAGGAAACTCACGTCCTCCCTGCTGCCCACCAGTCAGCAGGAGAGACCCGTCCCAGTCCCCGAGGCAGGGAGGAAAG ACAAGCCCTTGCTTCAGAGTAGGCACTCGTTAGATGGCTCCAAACTTACAGAGAAAGCAGAAACTGCCCAGCCACTGTGGATAACATTAGCACTGCAAAAGCAAAAGGGGTTCCGTGAACAGCAAGCATCTCGAGAGGAGAGGAAGCAAGCCCGAGAGGCCAAGCAGGGAGAAAAACTGTCCAAAGAAAAT GTGAGTGTCAGCTCACAGCCTGGAAGCAGCAGTATGAGCAGAGCAAGCTCCCTGCACAAGTCCACTAGTCCGACGGAAGAGAAGAAGCCCGAGACGGCAGTATCCAGGCTCCAGCGCAGAGAGCAGCTGAAAAAAGCCAACACTCTTCCCACGTCAGTGACAG TGGAGATCTCAGATTCAGCTCCGCCAGTGCCACTGGTGAAAGAAGTTACCAAGAGGTTCTCCACCCCAGATGCTGCCCCTGTGTCCACAGAAccagcctggctggctttggccaaaagaaaagcaaaggcgTGGAGTGACTGTCCACAGATTATTAAGTAA